In Micrococcus luteus NCTC 2665, a single window of DNA contains:
- a CDS encoding trimeric intracellular cation channel family protein, whose translation MALPQLFAELADVPWLLTALDLVGVFFFAVSGALLAARKDFDLVGSVALALLAGLGGGITRDIVLDRGLPASLQDPIYLAPPVLVSLLVYVKAIHPNRLNLTITLFDAAGLALFTVSGVMIAHAMGVHPVSVVVVATVGALGGGVLRDIVANEVPSIFDPRGVYVMPAVVGAAVAELVAQRGALNAFTGFLIALLIFTVRMLAYRYQWRLPGADVSQDRDQLDRLRRLAEQAHARAVRRAARARERMPLPVFGPAEEDEGRVRVADFDPDTQAITVVDQASHQSVRYHPETGVMDVTDLRTGRTRSYDDPETDWVADTGSADETGYAGGP comes from the coding sequence GTGGCCCTGCCGCAGCTGTTCGCCGAGCTGGCCGACGTCCCCTGGCTGCTGACCGCCCTGGACCTGGTGGGGGTGTTCTTCTTCGCGGTCTCCGGCGCCCTGCTGGCCGCACGCAAAGACTTCGACCTGGTGGGCTCCGTGGCGCTGGCCCTGCTGGCGGGCCTGGGCGGCGGCATCACCCGGGACATCGTCCTGGACCGGGGCCTGCCGGCGTCGCTGCAGGACCCGATCTACCTGGCCCCGCCCGTGCTGGTGTCCCTGCTGGTGTACGTCAAGGCGATCCACCCGAACCGCCTGAACCTGACGATCACGCTGTTCGACGCGGCGGGCCTGGCCCTGTTCACGGTCTCCGGTGTGATGATCGCCCACGCGATGGGCGTGCACCCGGTGTCCGTGGTGGTGGTGGCCACCGTGGGCGCCCTCGGCGGCGGCGTGCTGCGGGACATCGTGGCCAACGAGGTGCCGTCCATCTTCGACCCCCGCGGCGTGTACGTGATGCCCGCCGTGGTGGGAGCGGCCGTGGCGGAGCTCGTGGCGCAGCGCGGCGCCCTGAACGCGTTCACGGGCTTCCTGATCGCGCTGCTCATCTTCACGGTGCGCATGCTGGCGTACCGCTACCAGTGGCGCCTGCCCGGCGCGGACGTCAGCCAGGACAGGGACCAGCTGGACCGCCTGCGCCGGCTCGCGGAGCAGGCGCACGCGCGGGCCGTCCGACGCGCGGCCCGCGCGCGGGAGCGCATGCCGCTTCCGGTGTTCGGCCCCGCCGAGGAGGACGAGGGCCGGGTGCGCGTGGCGGACTTCGACCCGGACACACAGGCCATCACGGTGGTGGACCAGGCCTCCCACCAGTCGGTCCGGTACCACCCGGAGACGGGCGTCATGGACGTCACGGACCTGCGCACCGGCCGCACCCGCTCCTACGACGACCCGGAGACGGACTGGGTGGCGGACACCGGCTCGGCCGATGAGACGGGCTATGCTGGAGGTCCATGA
- a CDS encoding DUF1846 domain-containing protein produces the protein MTGTADSVPTMATAAAAATHPIGFDRAKYIELQSQHIQERRRQLGGKLYLEMGGKLFDDLHASRVLPGFAPDNKIAMLDRIKDETEILVCFNAKDLERNKVRADLGITYEDDVLRLVDVFRERGFLVEHVVVTQLEDANHRALAFLEKLERLGLKVARHRVIPGYPHAMSTIVSEQGFGANEWSETTRDLVVVTAPGPGSGKLATCLSQVYNDRQRGIPAGYAKFETFPIWNLPLEHPVNAAYEAATVDLDDINLIDPFHLAEYGERVTSYNRDVEVFPLLSALLEKVTGTTPYKSPTDMGVNMAGAAIVDDEVCQAAAKQEIIRRYYKAQVNEALEGADDTESERVALVMSKLGLSSEDRPVVGAAQLVAERTGEPGAAVQLADGTLVTGKTSELLGCSAAVLLNALKVLAGIEDDVHLLSPASIEPIQTLKTVHLGSKNPRLHTDEVLIALSVSAATDENAKAAVEQLASLEGCDVHTTTILGSVDEGIFRSLGMLVTSEPKFQKKALYRKR, from the coding sequence ATGACCGGCACCGCTGACAGCGTCCCCACCATGGCCACCGCCGCCGCCGCGGCCACCCACCCGATCGGCTTCGACCGCGCGAAGTACATCGAGCTCCAGTCCCAGCACATCCAGGAACGCCGCCGCCAGCTCGGCGGCAAGCTCTACCTGGAGATGGGCGGCAAGCTCTTCGACGACCTGCACGCCTCCCGCGTCCTGCCCGGCTTCGCCCCGGACAACAAGATCGCGATGCTGGACCGCATCAAGGACGAGACCGAGATCCTGGTCTGCTTCAACGCCAAGGACCTCGAGCGGAACAAGGTCCGCGCGGACCTGGGCATCACGTACGAGGACGACGTCCTGCGCCTCGTGGACGTGTTCCGGGAGCGCGGGTTCCTGGTGGAGCACGTGGTGGTCACGCAGCTGGAGGACGCCAACCACCGTGCGCTGGCGTTCCTCGAGAAGCTCGAGCGCCTCGGCCTGAAGGTGGCCCGCCACCGCGTGATCCCCGGCTACCCGCACGCCATGTCCACGATCGTCTCGGAGCAGGGCTTCGGCGCCAACGAGTGGTCCGAGACCACGCGGGACCTCGTCGTCGTGACGGCCCCCGGCCCGGGCTCCGGCAAGCTGGCGACGTGCCTGAGCCAGGTGTACAACGATCGGCAGCGGGGCATCCCGGCCGGCTACGCGAAGTTCGAGACGTTCCCCATCTGGAACCTGCCGCTCGAGCACCCGGTGAACGCCGCCTACGAGGCCGCCACCGTGGACCTGGACGACATCAACCTGATCGACCCGTTCCACCTGGCCGAGTACGGCGAGCGGGTGACGAGCTACAACCGCGACGTCGAGGTGTTCCCGCTGCTGTCCGCGCTGCTGGAGAAGGTCACGGGCACCACCCCGTACAAGTCCCCCACGGACATGGGCGTGAACATGGCCGGCGCGGCGATCGTGGACGACGAGGTGTGCCAGGCGGCCGCGAAGCAGGAGATCATCCGGCGCTACTACAAGGCTCAGGTCAACGAGGCCCTGGAGGGCGCGGACGACACCGAGTCCGAGCGCGTGGCCCTGGTGATGTCCAAGCTGGGCCTGAGCTCGGAGGACCGCCCGGTGGTGGGTGCCGCGCAGCTGGTGGCCGAGCGCACCGGCGAGCCCGGCGCGGCCGTGCAGCTGGCGGACGGCACCCTGGTGACCGGCAAGACCTCGGAGCTGCTGGGCTGCTCCGCCGCGGTGCTGCTCAACGCCCTCAAGGTGCTGGCCGGCATCGAGGACGACGTGCACCTGCTCTCCCCCGCCTCGATCGAACCGATCCAGACGCTCAAGACGGTGCACCTGGGCTCCAAGAACCCGCGGTTGCACACGGATGAGGTGCTGATCGCGCTGTCCGTGTCCGCGGCGACCGACGAGAACGCGAAGGCAGCCGTCGAGCAGCTGGCCAGCCTCGAGGGCTGCGACGTGCACACGACGACGATCCTCGGCTCCGTGGACGAGGGCATCTTCCGGTCCCTGGGGATGCTCGTGACGAGCGAGCCGAAGTTCCAGAAGAAGGCGCTGTACCGGAAGCGGTGA